Part of the Candidatus Parcubacteria bacterium genome, CGCCAAACGCGGTAAAATTTTCTCTAAAATAGCCAGGCAGATTCTGATTGCTGTTAGAGAAAAAGGAAACGACCCGGAAACCAACTCTGGCTTGCGCTTAGTTGTTGAAAAAGCTAAGTCAGTGAATATGCCAAAAGATAATATAGAAAGAGCGATAAAAAGAGGAACTGGAGAATTAGAAGAAGAAAAACTGGAAGAAGTAATTTATGAAGCATACGGACCCTCTGGAATAGCTATTATTATTGAAGCAATTACTGATAATAAAAACAGGTCGTTGGGAGAGATTAGACAAATTTTAAATCAGGCAAACGGCAAGCTGGCTGGAGAAGGCTCAGTTAAATGGATGTTTGAGAGGAAAGGAGCTATCACAGTAAACAATGAGCAGAAAACAATGAACAAAGAAGATTTAGAGCTAAAAGTAATAGAGGCAGGAGCAGATGATATTTACTGGCATAATTCTCTTTTAGATATTTATACAAAGCCAGAGGATTTAGAAAAAGTTAAAAAAAATATTGAAGCGCAAAACATTGAAATTGAATCTGCGTCATTGGACTGGGTAGCAAAAGAGGAAATTAAATTAGAAGAAAAAGATAAACAAAAAACAGAAAAATTATTTGAACTGTTAGACGAAAACGAAGCGGTTCAAGAAATTTATTCTAATCTTAAAACATAACTATGATTATTATAGGTATAGATCCTGGTATTGCTACTACTGGGTACGGCATAATAAAAAAAACTCAAAAATCAAAAATCTTAAGGTGTCTTGGATATGGATGCATCAGCACTAAACCAGGATTTAGCGACGGAGAAAGGCTTAAAAAAATAAATACAGAACTTAATAAAATAATTAAACAATACAATCCAAAAGTAATGGCAG contains:
- a CDS encoding YebC/PmpR family DNA-binding transcriptional regulator, which gives rise to MSGHSHFSSIKHKKAITDAKRGKIFSKIARQILIAVREKGNDPETNSGLRLVVEKAKSVNMPKDNIERAIKRGTGELEEEKLEEVIYEAYGPSGIAIIIEAITDNKNRSLGEIRQILNQANGKLAGEGSVKWMFERKGAITVNNEQKTMNKEDLELKVIEAGADDIYWHNSLLDIYTKPEDLEKVKKNIEAQNIEIESASLDWVAKEEIKLEEKDKQKTEKLFELLDENEAVQEIYSNLKT